From Paenibacillus sp. V4I7, one genomic window encodes:
- a CDS encoding helix-turn-helix domain-containing protein translates to MSDPTLKLIGERIRELRKQRGFSQEQLGELADFHYTYIGGVERAEKNISVLNLAKIATALNVGLYDLFEYTRLNSRTKDKSDDLEQIVNLLLSLKSSEVKKVKNILLEMYE, encoded by the coding sequence ATGTCAGATCCCACTTTAAAATTAATTGGTGAACGAATACGTGAATTACGTAAGCAAAGAGGGTTTTCACAGGAGCAATTAGGAGAATTAGCTGACTTTCACTATACATATATTGGTGGAGTAGAACGTGCAGAAAAGAACATTTCAGTTCTAAATCTCGCTAAAATTGCGACAGCACTGAATGTTGGACTATATGACTTATTTGAATATACGAGACTAAATAGTCGAACCAAAGATAAATCAGACGATTTAGAGCAAATTGTAAACCTGCTACTGTCTTTAAAATCCAGCGAAGTAAAAAAAGTAAAGAACATTCTACTGGAAATGTATGAATAA
- a CDS encoding DUF3973 domain-containing protein: MYYCISCEETHKLSDCNGEVFKTGFMFFGGKKIPLGYCCSSKQTAIIVVEEAKIEIDTNIAI; the protein is encoded by the coding sequence TTGTACTATTGTATATCCTGTGAAGAAACTCATAAATTGTCGGACTGTAATGGGGAAGTTTTCAAAACTGGTTTTATGTTCTTCGGAGGTAAGAAAATTCCATTAGGATACTGCTGTTCATCAAAGCAAACAGCCATCATAGTTGTTGAAGAAGCTAAAATAGAAATAGATACCAATATTGCTATTTGA
- a CDS encoding TniQ family protein: MRSLPNLIDKYPDESLEGFLCRFALVNHREVKDLELGYLRTEASDENIEKYLSSISILTEQDISKDFLYPYRWYLEGLTLPEWKNQLYTRFCPKCIEQITYHRTNWSLTHHTSCFKHLIYLIENCSYCHKKIKIEDVTKGKCGSCNCLLMHSPVIAVNKGEEYITEDGEFKELGSIYLRHSLNKTEQLYLTRWLSYYLVDKTKLFNLNLNSIEKQRLAKGYYHDVVLQRKFLSLAHDLLSAWPSKLVLFLRIHFIGSYDKVKEFMFKFIYSMPHEKIKNFLWKVHERERGYKDIRFEHQYYDQNFLFLEDFLEINNIPEETLHRIINKYQIELIKHPRNEMKIIHADFIPLIQTQNSNYIGKIKFISASTLAKRWNVSITTAKLICEMFQVPSRIILEAVCYKLSELEGLDQKAIQYITVEDLLDRSIWSKDTLIEHLSRRNIEVVFRSRINRWEYLYFIDDVMNAFIVLSNNKSDYLTRREVINQLGKELYRAGHLDVYYPSGGKKESPYFLKLDVIHVISLFEEHENVNEVSKIRNKEIFMRKIPRK, translated from the coding sequence ATGAGATCATTACCAAATTTAATTGATAAATATCCTGATGAATCATTGGAAGGTTTTTTGTGTAGATTTGCTTTAGTTAATCATCGCGAAGTTAAAGATTTGGAATTAGGATACCTTAGAACAGAAGCTTCTGATGAAAATATTGAAAAATATCTTTCATCAATATCTATTTTGACTGAACAGGATATATCAAAGGACTTTTTATATCCGTATAGATGGTATCTCGAAGGGCTTACCCTACCCGAATGGAAAAATCAATTGTATACTCGATTTTGTCCGAAATGTATAGAACAAATTACTTATCATAGGACTAATTGGTCACTGACTCACCACACGTCTTGTTTTAAACATTTAATATATTTAATAGAGAATTGTTCATATTGCCACAAAAAAATCAAAATTGAGGATGTAACGAAAGGGAAATGTGGCTCTTGTAATTGCTTATTGATGCATTCTCCGGTTATAGCTGTTAATAAGGGAGAAGAGTACATTACTGAGGATGGTGAATTTAAAGAATTAGGTTCTATATATTTAAGGCATTCATTAAATAAAACAGAACAATTATATTTAACGAGGTGGCTATCATATTACTTGGTAGATAAAACAAAACTTTTTAATTTAAATTTAAACTCAATTGAGAAACAACGACTTGCTAAGGGGTACTACCATGATGTTGTTTTACAAAGAAAGTTTTTATCTCTTGCACATGACTTACTCTCAGCATGGCCGTCAAAACTAGTTCTATTTTTAAGAATTCATTTTATCGGATCGTACGATAAAGTAAAAGAGTTTATGTTCAAATTTATTTATTCAATGCCTCATGAAAAAATTAAAAATTTTCTTTGGAAGGTTCATGAACGTGAGAGGGGATACAAAGATATTCGCTTTGAACATCAGTATTACGATCAAAACTTTTTATTTCTAGAAGATTTCTTAGAAATTAACAATATTCCTGAGGAAACACTTCATCGAATAATAAATAAATATCAAATTGAATTAATTAAACATCCTAGAAATGAAATGAAAATTATTCATGCAGATTTTATACCACTTATACAAACTCAAAACAGCAATTATATTGGGAAGATTAAGTTTATCTCTGCAAGTACTTTAGCTAAAAGATGGAATGTTAGTATTACTACAGCAAAATTAATTTGTGAAATGTTTCAAGTTCCGAGTAGGATTATACTTGAAGCAGTATGTTACAAACTTTCTGAATTAGAAGGTCTTGATCAAAAAGCGATCCAGTATATCACCGTTGAAGATCTATTAGACAGAAGTATTTGGAGCAAAGATACTCTAATAGAGCATTTAAGTAGAAGAAATATCGAAGTAGTTTTTCGATCGAGAATAAATAGATGGGAATATTTATATTTTATAGATGATGTGATGAATGCATTTATTGTCTTGAGTAATAACAAAAGTGACTATCTAACTAGACGTGAAGTGATTAATCAATTAGGCAAGGAGCTTTATAGAGCAGGGCATTTGGATGTGTACTATCCTTCAGGTGGGAAAAAGGAATCTCCATATTTTTTGAAATTAGATGTGATTCATGTGATTAGTCTGTTTGAGGAGCATGAAAATGTTAATGAAGTTTCTAAAATTCGTAATAAAGAAATTTTTATGAGAAAAATACCCAGGAAGTAA
- a CDS encoding HIT family protein, with translation MYCPFCFPEIDKEQNIVLSNEYCLFVQKPQPVLFGSGLIVPKNHRETVFDLTPEEWQATFGLLQQVKERLDKEYQPQGYNVGWNCGHVGGQEIFHAHLHVIPRFEDEPLAGKGIRYWLKQQSNQRISAE, from the coding sequence ATGTATTGTCCATTCTGCTTTCCAGAAATAGATAAGGAACAAAATATCGTTCTTAGTAATGAATATTGTTTATTCGTACAAAAACCTCAACCTGTCTTATTTGGTTCAGGCTTAATTGTTCCCAAAAACCATCGAGAAACTGTATTTGATTTAACTCCCGAAGAATGGCAAGCAACATTTGGCCTTTTACAACAGGTTAAGGAACGACTGGATAAAGAATATCAGCCGCAAGGCTACAATGTCGGTTGGAATTGTGGCCATGTTGGAGGACAAGAAATATTCCATGCACATTTACATGTTATCCCTAGATTTGAGGATGAACCCTTAGCAGGTAAAGGTATTAGGTATTGGTTAAAACAACAATCAAATCAAAGGATAAGTGCAGAATAA
- a CDS encoding GNAT family N-acetyltransferase, which produces MRDIDYSNYFWQDEAIRLRAIQPEDWENHYINRFDTPARRLLECAVELPPTVTEAKSFAESFSDFSSNRLMFTIENLNGENVGGINLNSIDEKNGTFSIGIQIDRDHRGKGYGTRAVNILLKYAFFERRLNKFNDYVLEGNEASTAMMRKVGCVQEGVRRQVFYTNGRYFDSILFGLTKDEYVEHLSKIN; this is translated from the coding sequence ATGCGAGATATAGATTATAGCAATTATTTCTGGCAGGATGAAGCAATAAGATTGCGTGCAATACAACCAGAAGATTGGGAGAATCACTATATCAACCGTTTTGATACTCCTGCACGGCGCCTTTTAGAGTGTGCGGTTGAATTGCCTCCTACAGTTACAGAGGCAAAATCATTTGCAGAATCATTTTCTGACTTCTCATCGAATCGTCTTATGTTTACTATCGAAAACTTGAACGGTGAAAATGTCGGCGGGATCAACCTAAACAGCATCGACGAAAAAAACGGAACGTTTAGCATCGGTATTCAAATTGACAGAGACCACCGCGGCAAGGGTTACGGCACAAGGGCAGTAAACATACTTTTAAAGTACGCTTTCTTTGAACGTAGACTAAATAAGTTCAATGATTACGTACTTGAAGGAAACGAAGCATCCACTGCAATGATGAGAAAGGTCGGATGCGTTCAAGAGGGGGTTCGTCGCCAGGTATTCTATACTAATGGACGATATTTTGATTCCATTTTGTTTGGGCTAACCAAGGATGAATATGTTGAGCATCTCTCAAAGATCAACTAA
- a CDS encoding adenosylcobalamin-dependent ribonucleoside-diphosphate reductase translates to MGIVESNKRLDGLSEKIFLDRYALKNADTSFAKVGDTVLVLTKDDPKFPAKEVGEIVSRNGDTVKVKTRSGETVESAVEKLTLNIEKTPEEMWDRLAGAMASVEATPEKRKEWTDKFRYILDDWKLVPGGRIAAGADASDELTLFNCYVIPSPHDSRGGIMSTLSEMTEIMSRGGGVGINLSSLRPRRSVVKGVNGSSSGAVSWGGLFSYTTGLIEQGGSRRGALMLMINDWHPDLEDFITVKSTMGQITNANLSVCVSNGFMKAVKEDLEWELVFPDTTDPDYNDKWDGNLDAWKKLGKAVKPYRTVRARDVWHTIIESAWKSAEPGVVFLEYYNQMSNSWYFNPIICTNPCGEQGLPAWGVCNLSAINLSKFYDADNHDVDWADLAKVVRYSTRFLDNVIDKTPYHFEENRTNQQGERRVGLGTMGLAELMIKLKIRYGSPESLVFLDKIYGFMAREAYLASAEIAGEKGSFKEFIGDKFLESGFMKNMTKVFPEVGEAIKQNGMRNVTVITQAPTGSTGTMVGTSTGIEPYFAFEYFRQSRLGFDKQYVPIAQEWKDANPGQELPDYFVTSMTLTAEDHIRAQAAIQTWVDSSISKTANCPSDFTVEETKHLYELAFDLGCKGVTIYRDGSRDVQVLSTSAEKKEEKKAEAVPVAVAAEAVKEADSFTNLSGKLAVDVDVKTEQVFDKQYKRRPQILRGATYKVNTPFGMAYITINDMNGTPSEIFLNVGKAGSDVFAMSEALGRVCSLFLRYGDHGDKVKLLVKHLKGIGGSGAIGFGNNRVESIADAVAKALEQHDEVMNEQDDARNYVTATSEVLDAQAPAPVVSVGHTGHGGSAASAAPKDLCPSCGSASLVNSEGCKNCVNCGYSRCS, encoded by the coding sequence ATGGGGATTGTAGAGTCAAATAAGAGGTTGGATGGTTTAAGCGAGAAAATATTTTTGGATCGTTATGCACTCAAAAATGCAGATACGAGTTTCGCCAAGGTGGGTGATACCGTTCTCGTTTTGACGAAGGATGACCCCAAATTCCCAGCCAAAGAAGTTGGCGAAATTGTGAGTCGTAATGGCGATACCGTTAAAGTAAAAACACGGAGCGGTGAGACTGTTGAATCCGCAGTTGAAAAGCTCACTTTAAATATTGAGAAGACACCAGAAGAAATGTGGGACCGTTTAGCAGGTGCAATGGCATCCGTAGAGGCAACTCCTGAGAAACGTAAAGAATGGACAGATAAATTCAGATACATCCTTGATGATTGGAAGCTTGTACCAGGTGGACGTATTGCTGCTGGTGCCGATGCAAGTGATGAACTGACTCTTTTTAACTGCTATGTTATCCCGTCACCACACGATAGCCGAGGCGGAATTATGAGCACACTCTCGGAAATGACAGAAATTATGTCGCGCGGCGGCGGAGTTGGTATCAATCTGTCTTCGCTTCGTCCACGCCGTTCCGTTGTGAAAGGGGTTAATGGATCATCCAGCGGTGCTGTTTCTTGGGGAGGTCTGTTTAGCTATACAACTGGCTTAATTGAACAAGGAGGCAGCCGTCGCGGAGCACTTATGCTCATGATTAACGACTGGCACCCTGATCTTGAGGATTTCATTACGGTGAAATCAACGATGGGCCAAATTACGAATGCAAATTTATCCGTTTGTGTAAGCAATGGATTTATGAAGGCCGTTAAGGAAGATCTCGAGTGGGAGCTTGTTTTCCCGGATACGACGGATCCTGATTACAATGATAAATGGGATGGCAATTTAGATGCTTGGAAAAAACTAGGTAAAGCTGTCAAGCCTTATCGTACTGTGCGAGCACGTGATGTTTGGCATACAATCATTGAGTCTGCTTGGAAATCAGCTGAGCCGGGTGTTGTATTCTTGGAATACTACAACCAAATGTCCAACAGCTGGTACTTCAATCCGATTATTTGTACGAATCCATGCGGGGAGCAGGGGCTTCCGGCTTGGGGCGTTTGCAACTTATCTGCTATTAATCTATCTAAGTTTTATGACGCGGATAATCATGATGTGGATTGGGCAGATTTGGCCAAAGTGGTTCGTTATTCGACTCGCTTTCTCGATAATGTTATCGATAAGACACCTTATCACTTCGAAGAAAACCGTACGAATCAACAAGGCGAGCGCCGCGTAGGTTTAGGTACTATGGGTCTTGCTGAACTGATGATTAAATTGAAAATTCGGTACGGAAGCCCAGAATCTCTGGTGTTTTTGGACAAAATCTATGGCTTTATGGCTAGAGAAGCCTATCTGGCATCGGCTGAAATAGCCGGTGAAAAAGGGTCTTTCAAAGAGTTTATTGGAGATAAGTTCCTTGAGAGCGGCTTTATGAAAAACATGACGAAAGTATTCCCTGAAGTTGGCGAAGCGATTAAGCAAAACGGTATGCGCAATGTAACAGTAATTACTCAAGCACCTACTGGAAGTACGGGGACGATGGTCGGTACTTCGACGGGCATTGAGCCATACTTTGCTTTTGAATATTTCCGTCAAAGCCGTCTTGGTTTTGATAAACAATATGTGCCAATTGCACAGGAGTGGAAAGATGCGAATCCGGGTCAAGAGCTGCCGGACTACTTCGTAACCTCCATGACATTGACTGCGGAAGATCATATCCGAGCTCAAGCTGCTATTCAAACATGGGTAGACAGTTCGATCTCCAAAACAGCGAATTGTCCTTCAGACTTCACCGTGGAAGAAACGAAACACTTGTATGAATTAGCTTTTGATCTAGGGTGTAAGGGCGTAACCATCTACCGTGATGGCAGCCGTGATGTGCAAGTTTTGAGTACAAGCGCGGAGAAAAAGGAAGAGAAGAAAGCAGAAGCAGTTCCAGTCGCTGTTGCCGCGGAAGCTGTGAAAGAAGCCGATAGCTTTACTAATCTATCAGGCAAGCTAGCAGTAGATGTGGATGTGAAGACGGAGCAAGTATTCGATAAACAATATAAGCGCCGCCCTCAAATTCTACGCGGTGCAACGTATAAAGTGAATACACCATTCGGGATGGCGTATATCACGATTAATGATATGAACGGTACGCCGAGTGAAATCTTCCTCAACGTAGGAAAAGCTGGATCCGACGTGTTCGCAATGTCCGAAGCACTCGGTCGCGTGTGCTCCTTGTTCCTGCGCTATGGCGATCACGGCGACAAAGTGAAGCTGCTCGTGAAGCACTTGAAAGGCATTGGCGGCTCTGGCGCCATTGGCTTCGGCAACAACCGCGTCGAGTCCATCGCGGACGCGGTTGCCAAAGCACTCGAGCAGCACGACGAAGTGATGAACGAGCAAGACGACGCGCGGAACTACGTGACCGCGACGAGTGAAGTGCTGGATGCGCAAGCACCGGCACCAGTAGTGTCTGTGGGGCACACGGGTCATGGCGGTAGCGCGGCTAGCGCCGCGCCGAAGGACCTGTGTCCGTCGTGTGGATCCGCTTCGCTGGTAAACAGCGAAGGGTGCAAGAATTGCGTCAACTGCGGGTATAGCAGGTGTTCTTAA
- a CDS encoding TniQ family protein, translating into MMGNSIQLKHLKNQLDIYQDESLSSYLFRLSQCNYYPSVTYLADFLSLSAYQAQNNEFTQEALRKLSDLNDGLVNFGIYNGSNFEARVGSDLYTRIMMKNKVKYCPLCIQGKYYHRTIWVGIPYQLCIEHRVKLVDHCPQCGYFISMAAFINQNCDKCSFVYSETESLVIENTIFVESQRQISHGFWNDNFLVIKNCNFINFFKLALYSFHLLNGATDYISLTLGKLSIFHNRSNGEKSGFTLANALANVYWMYNEFPNHFFTVLDECLSRNRGQARYDKINAFEELFNDQTFSWVEEAYSSYFIDQIDKGNVRRDFSIFKKNPDLLLKRTKVRREEVRQNTGIAYEKLHELSNFNELKLEKKLTNGQSRYLIEKSTLDYYLKEKQSLISRKEVGLILGINSYSVSKVVNAGYLTPIQVANSPIKQFQLDEVNMLIESCLGQIVTKLTANFSRFHDVLIKYSTSSLTIVDIIAFTLSGHLKPSRIIRGGNLVDNFYEENEIKACLELVKRKKHEEVGYFFQDVMKKLKIGEKRLWKVLNEHGIAADFTLHMKDERKRYYFKEDTISKIQQYLNRPG; encoded by the coding sequence ATGATGGGAAATTCTATTCAATTAAAGCATTTGAAAAATCAACTCGATATTTATCAAGATGAGAGTCTTTCAAGTTATCTTTTCAGATTGTCTCAGTGTAATTATTATCCCAGTGTTACTTATTTGGCTGATTTCCTTAGTTTATCAGCGTACCAAGCGCAAAATAATGAATTCACTCAAGAAGCTTTAAGGAAGCTTAGTGACCTGAATGACGGATTAGTAAATTTCGGAATATACAATGGTAGTAATTTTGAGGCACGTGTTGGATCAGATTTATATACTAGAATTATGATGAAAAATAAGGTGAAGTACTGCCCATTGTGTATTCAGGGTAAATATTATCATCGAACAATTTGGGTGGGGATACCTTATCAGTTATGTATTGAGCATAGAGTTAAATTGGTAGATCACTGCCCTCAATGTGGTTACTTTATAAGTATGGCAGCTTTTATTAATCAAAATTGTGATAAATGCTCCTTTGTTTATAGTGAAACGGAATCACTAGTAATTGAGAATACTATTTTCGTAGAGTCACAAAGACAAATATCTCACGGATTTTGGAATGACAATTTTTTGGTAATAAAGAATTGCAATTTTATCAATTTTTTTAAGTTAGCATTGTATAGTTTTCATTTACTTAATGGAGCGACGGATTATATTTCTCTAACATTAGGGAAATTATCAATATTTCATAATCGTTCAAATGGTGAGAAGAGTGGATTTACGCTAGCTAATGCTTTAGCTAATGTGTATTGGATGTATAATGAATTCCCAAATCATTTTTTTACTGTGCTTGATGAATGCTTATCTCGTAATCGTGGACAAGCAAGATACGACAAAATAAATGCATTTGAAGAGCTCTTTAACGATCAGACTTTTTCATGGGTCGAAGAAGCTTATAGTTCATATTTTATCGATCAAATTGATAAGGGAAATGTAAGGAGAGATTTTTCAATATTTAAGAAAAACCCTGATTTACTATTAAAAAGAACGAAGGTTCGGAGAGAAGAAGTTAGACAAAATACTGGAATAGCTTACGAAAAGCTTCATGAATTAAGTAATTTTAATGAGTTGAAGCTCGAAAAAAAATTAACAAATGGGCAATCAAGGTATTTAATCGAGAAAAGTACACTTGATTACTATTTGAAAGAAAAGCAATCACTAATTTCAAGAAAGGAAGTTGGATTAATTTTAGGGATAAATTCATATTCAGTTTCGAAGGTCGTAAATGCGGGTTATTTAACTCCTATTCAAGTTGCAAATTCGCCAATCAAGCAGTTTCAACTAGATGAAGTGAATATGTTAATCGAGAGTTGCTTGGGGCAGATTGTAACTAAGCTTACTGCTAATTTTAGTAGGTTTCATGATGTGCTAATTAAATATTCTACAAGTTCGCTAACAATTGTTGATATCATTGCATTTACGTTATCGGGACATCTCAAGCCATCACGAATTATACGTGGGGGCAATTTAGTGGATAATTTTTATGAAGAGAATGAAATTAAGGCTTGTTTGGAATTAGTAAAAAGAAAAAAACATGAAGAAGTCGGATATTTCTTTCAAGATGTTATGAAAAAACTAAAAATAGGAGAGAAGAGGTTATGGAAAGTTTTAAATGAACATGGAATCGCGGCTGATTTCACTTTGCATATGAAAGATGAAAGAAAAAGATATTATTTTAAAGAAGATACGATTTCAAAAATTCAACAATATTTAAACAGACCTGGTTAA
- a CDS encoding IS110 family transposase has translation MKSNPINSQNQRVERISTTTLVIGIDIAKEKHAAQAINFRGIVLTKRPILFSNDLAGYEHLEHSIRKLQKIHGMNDFVVGMESTGHYWFNLANWLVDQGIDVALVNPMTTKRNKENRDNSPSKNDPKDALVIADAVSRGFYTPFSPKDEAFRRIRVMVTNREHWVIKSGRIKNRIHRWLDIRFPEYRQAFDDIFSDRSLASLRRFPAPSDLLQLTPEQMVQIWGEYMARPGGVRGKNKALELQSLARHSVGDTTALEEDKWELRHLIEEYERIRRIIDEADEMIEKILPEIPCSDLVRSVGTSVPATAAILAFGGDLRKLSHGNQLLRKAGLNLAERSSGKYKGQIKLTKRGNSLLRKHLYFTVFHLLSFNEAFQAMHTHNTEVKRMTKMQSMMKLIGKLARMLVAMAREGQSFSMDKAQLPLSA, from the coding sequence ATGAAGTCTAATCCAATTAATTCTCAAAATCAACGTGTAGAACGAATCTCCACTACCACTCTGGTTATAGGCATCGACATTGCCAAGGAGAAGCACGCTGCACAAGCCATTAATTTTCGAGGTATTGTCCTCACCAAGCGCCCTATTCTATTTTCGAATGACCTAGCCGGCTATGAGCATTTAGAACACAGTATTCGGAAATTACAGAAGATCCACGGCATGAATGACTTCGTTGTGGGAATGGAGAGCACCGGTCACTACTGGTTCAATCTTGCCAACTGGTTGGTGGATCAAGGCATTGATGTGGCTCTTGTCAATCCAATGACAACCAAACGCAATAAGGAAAACAGAGATAACTCACCTTCCAAGAACGACCCAAAAGATGCTCTGGTCATCGCCGATGCGGTGAGTCGTGGGTTCTACACGCCCTTCTCTCCAAAGGATGAAGCATTCCGCCGCATACGGGTTATGGTTACAAACAGAGAGCACTGGGTTATTAAATCAGGACGGATTAAGAATAGAATCCATCGCTGGCTCGATATCCGTTTTCCAGAATACAGACAAGCATTTGATGATATTTTTAGCGATCGTTCGTTGGCCTCTTTGCGCCGGTTTCCAGCCCCTTCTGACCTATTGCAGCTAACTCCGGAGCAAATGGTACAGATCTGGGGTGAGTATATGGCCAGACCTGGCGGGGTGCGAGGTAAGAACAAGGCTTTGGAACTTCAATCACTCGCTAGACATAGCGTGGGAGACACTACTGCCCTTGAAGAAGACAAATGGGAGCTGAGGCACCTCATCGAAGAGTATGAAAGGATCCGCCGAATTATTGACGAAGCGGACGAGATGATTGAAAAGATACTGCCTGAAATTCCTTGTTCTGATCTCGTTCGATCTGTCGGTACTTCCGTTCCTGCAACGGCTGCCATATTGGCATTTGGCGGGGACTTACGTAAGCTGTCTCACGGAAATCAATTATTGCGCAAGGCAGGATTGAACTTAGCAGAACGAAGTTCAGGCAAGTATAAGGGGCAAATCAAGCTCACCAAACGAGGCAACTCGCTACTGCGCAAGCATCTCTACTTCACAGTGTTTCACCTGCTATCTTTCAATGAAGCGTTCCAAGCCATGCATACGCATAATACCGAAGTGAAACGAATGACGAAAATGCAGTCCATGATGAAGCTGATTGGGAAACTAGCCCGTATGCTTGTAGCCATGGCAAGAGAAGGACAATCATTCTCCATGGATAAGGCCCAGCTACCATTATCTGCATAA
- a CDS encoding GNAT family N-acetyltransferase, with the protein MELLIDKVDSDRKEILRNLMTLFLHDLSEFIEGINLNSDNGLFEFDVLDMFFDKEGLSPFFISLNGRPIGFILLQSGPYSNQEYADYVLNSFFILRSQRRKGIGKLACNKFFEMYPGRYAISQAQTNTPALKFWKSVYESNGVMPYEKEEIEDGICVVYQYFKTN; encoded by the coding sequence ATGGAGTTACTCATAGATAAAGTAGATTCGGATCGAAAAGAAATATTAAGAAATTTAATGACGTTGTTTTTACACGACTTATCCGAATTCATTGAAGGCATAAATTTAAATTCGGATAATGGGCTTTTCGAATTCGATGTTCTTGACATGTTTTTTGATAAAGAGGGACTATCACCATTTTTTATTAGTTTAAATGGTAGACCAATAGGCTTTATTCTATTGCAAAGTGGTCCATATTCAAATCAAGAATATGCAGATTATGTGTTGAATTCCTTCTTTATTCTCAGAAGCCAGAGAAGGAAAGGGATTGGAAAATTAGCTTGTAACAAGTTTTTTGAAATGTATCCTGGTAGATATGCAATTAGCCAGGCACAAACCAATACTCCAGCTTTAAAATTTTGGAAAAGTGTCTACGAATCAAATGGGGTAATGCCTTATGAAAAAGAAGAGATTGAGGATGGAATATGCGTAGTTTATCAATACTTCAAAACTAATTAA
- a CDS encoding CHAP domain-containing protein, protein MIGERTTNKRLESIKVIVHEMLLSIDCMVNRQEAAVHLYGVSTFASMLAMKRGQNPELAAIAGMLHDYYVFKTGINEFPGPNSAEAVRPIIRDIGMFTEEEQRTVLRSIFYQGDGSRSHGPYEEIVKDANVLQLYFQNTSYRIPGIDVNRLRNVLGELEIVGEFKEEINIEKETKLQLNEDKRRKLADIAEVLAGQDIIGVPGDERFREICKYWPDASIYKVLKNSWCAAFVYHSCRQAGFLLPIRYPNGIHRFAGVGAWLEWAQLPETGFFHHDEQNGFTPQRGDIVIYDKLLSDHSHDHIGIVLSGNEKEILVAEGNRDNKNYSSIFHRERRHRILGYIRIDNSYQYHFSGDYNPL, encoded by the coding sequence TTGATCGGTGAACGGACGACGAATAAGCGACTTGAAAGTATTAAAGTTATTGTTCATGAAATGTTGTTGTCTATAGATTGTATGGTTAACAGGCAGGAAGCAGCTGTTCACTTGTACGGGGTATCTACATTCGCTTCAATGCTCGCCATGAAGCGAGGACAAAATCCAGAACTTGCGGCGATCGCTGGAATGCTTCATGATTATTATGTTTTTAAGACTGGAATCAATGAGTTTCCCGGTCCTAATAGTGCTGAGGCAGTGAGACCTATAATACGGGATATAGGCATGTTTACCGAAGAAGAACAGCGTACTGTTCTCCGGTCTATATTTTACCAGGGGGATGGCAGTCGAAGCCATGGTCCCTACGAAGAGATCGTAAAGGATGCGAATGTGCTACAGTTATACTTTCAAAATACAAGCTATAGGATACCTGGAATAGATGTAAATCGATTACGAAATGTGCTCGGAGAACTGGAAATTGTGGGTGAGTTTAAAGAAGAAATCAACATAGAGAAGGAAACGAAACTCCAACTCAACGAAGACAAACGCCGCAAGTTGGCTGATATTGCAGAAGTGCTTGCGGGGCAAGACATAATCGGCGTACCAGGAGATGAACGCTTTCGGGAAATTTGTAAATATTGGCCGGATGCCAGTATCTACAAAGTGCTTAAGAACAGTTGGTGTGCTGCGTTCGTGTACCACAGCTGCAGACAAGCAGGATTTCTTTTGCCGATTCGGTATCCGAATGGGATTCATCGGTTCGCCGGCGTTGGTGCGTGGTTGGAGTGGGCTCAGTTACCCGAGACCGGGTTCTTCCATCATGACGAGCAGAATGGGTTTACGCCTCAACGCGGTGACATCGTCATCTACGATAAGCTTCTATCTGATCACTCGCATGATCATATTGGTATTGTTCTTTCTGGCAACGAGAAAGAAATTTTGGTAGCAGAGGGCAACAGGGATAATAAAAATTACTCTAGCATTTTTCACAGGGAGAGAAGGCATCGTATTCTTGGCTATATCCGTATTGACAACAGTTATCAATATCATTTCAGCGGGGACTATAATCCGCTCTAA